A genomic window from Candidatus Kouleothrix ribensis includes:
- a CDS encoding Uma2 family endonuclease, with protein sequence MTLLTHWTIELIERMPQIEGERYEIIDGELQVTTQPHFRHQATSDNLIIELGNWSRTTGLGRTFQAPGIIFPNGNAVAPDIVWVSKARMPEVLGPDGKLHAAPDLVIEILSPGKANEERDRETKLALYARQGVPEYWIVDWRAETIDVYRQANDRFQRVQALKPDDQITSPLLPGFVCPLQRFFEL encoded by the coding sequence ATGACGCTGCTCACACACTGGACAATCGAGCTGATCGAGCGGATGCCGCAGATCGAGGGCGAGCGTTACGAGATCATCGATGGAGAGCTGCAGGTGACTACCCAGCCGCACTTTCGGCATCAGGCCACAAGCGATAACTTGATTATCGAATTGGGCAACTGGAGTCGTACTACCGGTTTAGGCCGAACGTTTCAAGCGCCTGGTATCATCTTCCCCAACGGCAACGCCGTCGCACCCGATATCGTCTGGGTTAGCAAGGCGCGCATGCCCGAGGTGCTTGGCCCCGACGGCAAGCTGCACGCAGCGCCGGATCTTGTAATCGAAATTCTCTCGCCTGGCAAAGCCAACGAAGAGCGCGACCGCGAGACGAAACTAGCATTGTATGCGCGCCAGGGTGTGCCCGAGTATTGGATCGTCGATTGGCGCGCCGAGACTATTGATGTGTATCGCCAGGCAAACGATCGATTCCAACGTGTTCAGGCGTTGAAGCCCGACGATCAGATCACGTCGCCACTGCTGCCGGGCTTTGTTTGCCCGCTGCAGCGATTCTTCGAGCTGTAA
- a CDS encoding DUF58 domain-containing protein, with protein sequence MFRVQTLQSLIVLTVLALLTGQGLLALICTLLLLTAGMARLWDRWSLARLAYAREVSQPRAFPGDEIDLVIRIANRKPLPLVALLVRDIVPANLEIIDHDRRLDTEGRQVINRMTSLRWYESIVWRYRLRCLARGAYRLGPAQLEGGDPFGFYRSVLDIPAHTSLIVYPRLLPLDELGLPPRNPLGELRARQLIRDPLRTIGVRDYHPEDPLKDVHWSATARTGTLQTRIYEATTSREVAIFLDLDSFERYWQGIDEEQVERLISAAATLAQAGLAEGYAVGLYVNGAPAEFERFVRLPPGRSPAQLERIMETLARLTPYSVTPMARLLRTTTSDLPWGASLLLLSVIAPEGTRAALLRQREYGRSVAWLYLGEDAPPTVPGVLVRHAPPRADWRGNGHKRPAS encoded by the coding sequence ATGTTCCGTGTCCAGACCCTCCAGAGCCTGATCGTTCTCACGGTGTTGGCGCTGCTCACCGGCCAGGGCCTGCTCGCGTTGATCTGCACCCTGCTGCTGCTGACCGCCGGCATGGCCCGCCTGTGGGATCGCTGGTCGCTCGCGCGCCTCGCGTATGCCCGCGAAGTCAGCCAGCCGCGCGCCTTCCCCGGCGACGAGATCGATCTGGTCATTCGGATCGCCAACCGCAAGCCGCTGCCGCTGGTGGCGCTACTGGTTCGTGATATCGTGCCGGCCAACCTCGAGATCATCGACCACGATCGCCGCCTCGACACCGAGGGCCGGCAGGTGATCAATCGCATGACTAGCCTGCGCTGGTACGAGAGCATCGTCTGGCGCTACCGGCTGCGCTGCCTGGCGCGCGGCGCCTACCGGCTTGGCCCGGCTCAGCTCGAAGGCGGCGACCCGTTTGGCTTCTACCGCTCGGTTCTGGATATCCCCGCCCACACCAGCCTGATTGTCTACCCGCGCTTGCTGCCGCTCGACGAGCTAGGCCTGCCGCCGCGCAACCCGCTCGGCGAGCTGCGTGCGCGCCAGCTCATCCGCGACCCGCTGCGCACCATCGGGGTGCGCGATTACCACCCCGAAGACCCGCTCAAAGACGTGCATTGGAGCGCGACTGCGCGCACGGGTACGCTTCAGACCCGAATCTACGAGGCGACGACATCGCGCGAAGTTGCGATCTTCCTCGACCTCGACTCGTTCGAGCGCTACTGGCAGGGCATCGATGAAGAGCAGGTCGAGCGGCTGATCAGCGCGGCGGCGACTCTGGCGCAGGCCGGGCTGGCAGAGGGCTATGCCGTCGGCCTGTATGTGAATGGCGCGCCGGCTGAGTTCGAGCGCTTCGTGCGGCTGCCGCCCGGCCGCAGCCCGGCCCAGCTCGAGCGGATCATGGAGACGCTGGCGCGGCTGACGCCCTACTCGGTGACACCGATGGCGCGGCTGTTGCGCACAACGACCTCGGATCTGCCATGGGGTGCCTCGCTGCTGCTGCTGAGTGTGATTGCGCCCGAGGGTACGCGCGCCGCGCTGCTGCGCCAGCGCGAGTATGGCCGCTCGGTGGCCTGGCTGTACCTGGGCGAGGATGCCCCGCCAACCGTGCCGGGCGTGCTGGTGCGCCATGCCCCGCCGCGCGCCGATTGGCGCGGCAATGGGCATAAGCGGCCGGCCAGCTGA
- a CDS encoding MoxR family ATPase, producing the protein MLHFGRPTKQIPTYVTSGPGGADCEGATVTVLATVPAVRSIAEQVRANLARVIVGKEAVVELLLAALLCEGHVLLEDVPGTGKTTLARALARSIDCEFRRIQFTPDLLPTDVTGLSYFNQKLGEFQFRPGAIFTNVLLADEINRATPRTQSALLEAMQERQVTIDGATRALPHPFIVLATQNPVELEGTFPLPEAQLDRFMLRLEVGYPLADEEVEILARFDYADPLADLAPVISAADVLAQQRAVRSVRVADLVRRYIVDMVRATRASDDVQLGASPRASLALHRGAQALAALRGRDFVKPDDVKELAVPVLAHRLILAPEARLRGRSPAEVVKQIVARVPAPVE; encoded by the coding sequence ATGCTACACTTCGGCCGCCCTACCAAGCAGATTCCCACGTACGTCACATCGGGGCCGGGCGGCGCCGACTGCGAAGGAGCTACAGTGACTGTACTAGCCACGGTGCCGGCGGTTCGCTCGATCGCCGAGCAGGTGCGCGCCAATCTTGCGCGCGTGATCGTCGGTAAGGAGGCGGTGGTCGAGCTGCTGCTGGCCGCGCTGCTGTGCGAGGGCCACGTGCTGCTCGAGGATGTGCCCGGCACCGGCAAGACGACGCTGGCGCGTGCGCTGGCCCGCTCGATCGATTGCGAGTTCCGCCGCATCCAGTTCACGCCCGACTTGCTGCCTACCGATGTCACCGGCCTCTCGTACTTTAACCAGAAGCTCGGCGAGTTTCAGTTCCGCCCCGGCGCAATCTTCACCAATGTGCTGCTGGCCGACGAGATCAACCGCGCGACACCGCGCACGCAGAGCGCGCTGCTCGAGGCCATGCAGGAGCGCCAGGTGACGATCGATGGCGCTACGCGCGCGCTGCCGCATCCGTTCATTGTGCTGGCTACCCAGAACCCGGTCGAGCTTGAAGGCACCTTCCCGCTGCCCGAAGCCCAGCTCGACCGCTTTATGCTGCGCCTCGAGGTTGGCTACCCGCTGGCCGACGAAGAGGTCGAGATCCTCGCACGCTTTGATTATGCCGACCCGCTGGCCGATCTGGCGCCGGTGATCAGCGCTGCCGACGTGCTGGCGCAGCAGCGCGCCGTTCGCTCGGTGCGCGTGGCCGATCTGGTGCGGCGCTATATCGTCGATATGGTGCGCGCTACCCGCGCCAGCGACGACGTGCAGCTCGGCGCATCGCCGCGGGCCTCGCTGGCGCTGCATCGCGGCGCCCAGGCGCTGGCCGCGCTGCGCGGCCGCGATTTCGTGAAGCCCGATGATGTCAAAGAGCTGGCCGTGCCGGTGCTGGCCCACCGCTTGATTCTGGCGCCCGAGGCGCGCCTGCGCGGCCGCTCGCCCGCCGAGGTGGTCAAGCAGATCGTGGCGCGCGTGCCGGCCCCGGTTGAGTGA
- a CDS encoding DUF4129 domain-containing protein translates to MLSWQRMVYYFGLALVEATPPALLLALSGGDAWGILIAAALAGALADWIVLRRLPPQRQGPMLALAGLIAALWVVKSQLGGGLGPLGGWGDALAALLDFGASRSGIAYLCLLLAMYCFWRGTRLTLHDSVSLHRLFRTVTVSLLLIVGLGFFSVSQSEARALLASTELLSFFVVGLVTIALASATEDRDVGLHRLGWRGMLILLGAVAAVLVLGLAIGSLFGREAGAVLRALWQGLVLIIALIFSPLLYLLGRLIERLLALINLDDMLSSLINQQQAAQPSTAVASGVLDIFPPWLRALIQGLLALVPVLLIIALIMLVRRRRMRAPATDEERESLWSWGGLADDLRGLLARRPAHSAGGLRAALARMRGSDPISRIRRSYIRLLLLGEAHSQPRATAQTAGEYAPLVGALLPGTAAPVDTLTAAYERARYSPGSATAADADAAERAWGAIDQADR, encoded by the coding sequence ATGCTCTCGTGGCAGCGAATGGTTTACTACTTCGGGCTGGCGCTGGTCGAAGCGACACCGCCGGCGCTGCTGCTGGCGCTGAGTGGTGGTGATGCCTGGGGCATCCTGATCGCTGCGGCGCTGGCCGGCGCGCTGGCCGACTGGATCGTGCTGCGCCGGCTGCCCCCACAGCGGCAGGGGCCGATGCTGGCGCTGGCCGGGCTGATCGCCGCGCTGTGGGTGGTGAAAAGCCAGCTCGGCGGCGGCCTAGGCCCGCTCGGCGGCTGGGGTGATGCGCTCGCTGCGCTGCTCGATTTCGGCGCGTCGCGCTCGGGCATCGCCTACCTGTGCCTGCTGCTGGCGATGTACTGCTTCTGGCGCGGCACCCGCCTGACGCTGCACGACAGCGTGAGCCTGCACCGGCTGTTTCGCACTGTCACGGTCAGCCTGCTGCTGATCGTCGGGCTGGGCTTCTTCAGCGTCAGCCAGTCGGAGGCGCGCGCGCTGCTGGCTTCGACCGAGCTGCTGAGCTTCTTCGTGGTGGGGCTGGTGACGATTGCGCTGGCGAGTGCGACTGAGGATCGTGATGTGGGGCTGCACCGGCTGGGCTGGCGCGGCATGCTGATCTTGCTCGGCGCGGTAGCAGCGGTGCTGGTGCTTGGGCTGGCGATCGGCTCGCTGTTCGGCCGCGAGGCTGGCGCCGTGCTGCGTGCGCTCTGGCAGGGCCTGGTGCTGATTATCGCGCTGATCTTCTCGCCGCTGCTATACCTGCTCGGCCGGCTGATCGAGCGCCTGCTTGCGCTGATCAATCTCGACGATATGCTAAGCAGCCTGATCAACCAGCAGCAGGCTGCCCAGCCGTCTACGGCGGTGGCATCGGGCGTGCTCGATATATTCCCGCCATGGCTGCGCGCGCTGATCCAGGGTTTGCTGGCGCTGGTGCCGGTGTTGCTGATCATCGCGCTGATCATGCTGGTGCGCCGCCGCCGCATGCGCGCGCCCGCCACCGACGAAGAGCGCGAGTCGTTGTGGAGCTGGGGCGGGCTGGCCGACGATCTGCGCGGCCTGCTGGCCCGGCGCCCCGCACACAGCGCCGGGGGGCTGCGCGCGGCCCTGGCGCGCATGCGCGGCAGCGACCCGATCAGCCGTATTCGCCGCAGCTACATCCGCCTGCTGCTACTGGGCGAGGCGCACAGCCAGCCGCGTGCCACTGCGCAGACGGCCGGCGAGTATGCCCCGCTGGTCGGCGCGCTGCTGCCAGGCACGGCTGCGCCGGTCGACACGCTGACCGCAGCCTACGAGCGTGCGCGCTATAGCCCCGGCAGTGCTACCGCCGCCGATGCCGACGCGGCCGAGCGGGCCTGGGGCGCGATCGATCAGGCCGATCGGTAG
- a CDS encoding M6 family metalloprotease domain-containing protein, which yields MSINAQQGWQQTSLTVVTGGRFVVTYTSGTWTVDRRSISYVGPDGYSASVDSQIYQGCKVVSSLPYARLLGKIGNGATFSVGQGGTFTASGSGTLFLRINDSDSCIGDNAGTIAVTVEASGQQACGAALAPSAADQPSGQASGLPSTGRLVVMPPHPNLLERARRGEISSPLGAPASAQPGIDQPQQLAAPPRGTWKVLAILVQFSDNRSQVSPSNFDQLLFGGAFGSLNHYYRAVSYGALDIVTVNLPSSTGWCNMPRTYAYYVNGQKGFGAYPQNAQKLAEDAILAANPLVDFSQYDNDKDGNVDTVFIIHAGPGFEFTGDVNQIHSHAWGTNTVPVVDGVRVPSYTMEPEYWNVLGDMTVGVYAHELGHAFGLPDLYDTDGSSIGLGQWSLMASGSWNGTYPGGNSPAFLDAWSRAELNFASPTIVSSNMLGASIAAAETTQSMYRLWTNGASGSEYFLVENRQQVGYDAALPSAGLLIWHIDQSRPGNTTECKQLNVWLCGTNHYKVALVQADAKLDLENNLNGGDIGDPYPGSTANRSFTFSSKPNSSSYGSSTNTAIGVANISASGATMQADLLVRADSGNRLLNPSLEDDTDKDGKPDQWSTNSRFTRSSTLALDGKYSGRHRDTKNASYNVWQYVQNINAGTIYNYSNWVNIPQTSDSFSFRIEISWRDAANNVISTSTIKTYSKPTSGWNQAQASLVAPPKTTSATVRMVISSLNATIYVDKFVLQPA from the coding sequence ATGAGCATCAACGCGCAGCAAGGGTGGCAACAAACGTCGCTGACGGTAGTGACGGGCGGACGTTTCGTCGTCACGTATACCAGCGGAACCTGGACAGTCGACCGCCGCAGCATCAGCTATGTCGGCCCAGATGGCTACTCGGCCAGCGTCGACAGCCAGATTTATCAGGGATGTAAGGTTGTGTCGAGCCTGCCATATGCGCGTTTACTAGGAAAGATCGGCAACGGTGCAACCTTCTCGGTTGGCCAGGGCGGTACATTCACCGCCAGTGGTAGCGGCACGCTCTTCCTACGCATCAACGACAGTGACAGCTGTATTGGCGACAATGCTGGCACAATCGCAGTGACTGTCGAGGCGTCCGGGCAGCAGGCGTGCGGCGCGGCACTCGCGCCCAGCGCCGCCGATCAGCCGAGCGGCCAAGCATCCGGCCTGCCCAGCACAGGCCGGCTGGTGGTGATGCCGCCGCACCCGAACCTACTCGAGCGCGCCCGGCGCGGCGAGATCTCGTCGCCGTTAGGCGCACCCGCCTCGGCACAACCAGGCATAGATCAACCACAGCAGCTCGCGGCACCCCCACGCGGAACCTGGAAAGTGCTGGCGATCTTAGTCCAGTTCTCCGACAACCGCTCGCAGGTTAGCCCCAGCAACTTTGACCAGCTCCTATTTGGCGGCGCATTCGGCTCGCTGAATCACTACTACCGTGCTGTCTCGTATGGCGCGCTCGATATCGTGACGGTAAATCTGCCCAGCAGCACCGGCTGGTGCAATATGCCACGTACCTATGCATATTATGTCAATGGGCAGAAGGGCTTTGGCGCCTACCCGCAGAACGCCCAGAAACTTGCCGAAGATGCCATTCTAGCCGCAAATCCACTGGTGGATTTCTCGCAGTACGACAACGACAAAGACGGCAATGTCGACACCGTCTTCATCATCCACGCCGGCCCGGGCTTCGAGTTCACCGGCGATGTCAACCAGATCCACTCGCACGCGTGGGGAACCAATACCGTGCCAGTTGTCGATGGCGTGCGCGTACCGTCGTACACTATGGAGCCAGAATACTGGAACGTTCTCGGCGATATGACTGTTGGCGTCTACGCGCACGAGCTTGGGCATGCGTTTGGGCTGCCCGATCTCTACGACACCGATGGCTCGTCGATCGGGCTCGGCCAGTGGAGCTTAATGGCCAGCGGCAGCTGGAACGGCACATATCCCGGCGGCAACTCGCCGGCATTCCTCGACGCCTGGTCGCGCGCCGAGCTCAATTTTGCCAGCCCGACGATCGTTTCTAGCAATATGTTGGGCGCCAGCATCGCCGCCGCCGAAACGACCCAGAGCATGTACCGGCTATGGACCAATGGCGCCAGCGGCTCAGAGTATTTCCTGGTCGAGAATCGCCAGCAAGTGGGCTATGATGCGGCGCTACCCAGCGCGGGGCTGCTGATCTGGCATATCGACCAGAGCCGCCCTGGCAACACCACCGAGTGCAAGCAGCTGAACGTCTGGCTATGTGGGACGAACCACTACAAAGTTGCACTGGTTCAGGCCGATGCAAAGCTCGACTTGGAGAATAATCTGAACGGGGGCGATATAGGCGACCCATACCCCGGCAGTACGGCCAATCGCAGCTTTACCTTCAGCTCGAAGCCCAATAGCAGCTCATACGGCAGCAGCACCAACACGGCGATTGGCGTCGCCAACATCAGCGCCTCGGGTGCGACAATGCAGGCCGATCTGCTCGTACGGGCAGACAGCGGCAATCGCCTGCTCAACCCTAGCCTCGAAGACGACACCGACAAGGATGGCAAGCCCGACCAATGGAGCACCAATAGCCGCTTCACGCGCAGCAGCACCCTCGCGCTCGACGGCAAATACTCGGGCCGGCACCGCGACACCAAGAACGCGAGCTACAATGTCTGGCAATATGTGCAGAACATCAATGCCGGCACGATCTACAACTACTCGAACTGGGTAAACATCCCGCAGACCAGCGACTCATTCTCATTCCGAATCGAGATCAGCTGGCGCGACGCGGCCAATAATGTTATCAGCACAAGCACGATCAAAACATACTCCAAGCCCACCAGCGGCTGGAACCAGGCCCAGGCTAGCCTGGTCGCCCCACCGAAAACGACATCGGCGACCGTACGGATGGTGATCAGCAGCCTGAATGCAACGATCTACGTCGACAAATTCGTGCTTCAGCCGGCCTAG
- a CDS encoding xanthine dehydrogenase family protein molybdopterin-binding subunit: MTNYQYLGKGHKSIDGLEKITGRARYVADLKLPGMLYARPILSQFAHAEIRAIDAGAARRLPGVVAVLTADDLPTRDRAINSRHSAVLARGKVVFVGQPVALVVAESEAIARDAADLVLVEYAPLPAVVSLQQAIAPGAPVIWPNGLPKEGIDLTAAHAAVDKDTDQHERAPSNVHAENHYARGDVACGLAEADVVIEHTYSMPIVHQGYLEPSAVLAEPEPVGGGVTLYVSTQGQFSLRDEVARLLSLPKRKVRIVPMTVGGGFGAKYGIIEALVAAAAVVLRRPVRTVLTRSEDFLTTTPAPAVQIELKTGARRDGTLCVLQARVLADNGVFPFAIAGLVGILLGGYYRCENLAIDCYEVFTNKPQAGAYRAPGAPNATFALESNIDELARALGIDPLEFRLHNAAETGDPMGNGDAWPNIGLKHCLERMREHPLWQGAGSGGGASRAAPTADDRYAEGFGLAVGGWLCGMSPAAAVCRADTDGTIRIHVGSVDISGVNSSLVLVAAEVLGVPPEQVEILQGDTQSGPFAGPSGGSQTTYSVSGAVANAAREVRRKLLELAADQLEAAIDDLEIHDGKAQVKGVPASAVPIGRLVAIGERQAGGPGPIVGEGRSAVEENAPGFVVHLAHVRVDRETGQVAPLRYVAVQDVGFALNPTMVTGQVHGGVVQGLGWAMHEAMVYDEYGQLLTGSFMDYDLPKIDGVPAIEAILVENRSPHGPFGARGIGEPPITAGAAALANAIRDAVGARVTETPIRAELLWRALNQA, translated from the coding sequence ATGACCAACTATCAGTACCTTGGCAAAGGCCACAAATCGATCGACGGACTCGAGAAGATCACCGGCCGCGCGCGCTATGTCGCCGATCTCAAGCTGCCGGGCATGCTGTACGCCCGGCCGATCCTGAGCCAGTTCGCCCACGCCGAGATCCGCGCGATCGACGCGGGCGCGGCCCGCCGGCTGCCCGGCGTGGTCGCGGTGCTCACCGCCGACGACCTGCCGACCCGCGATCGGGCGATCAACTCGCGCCACAGCGCTGTGCTTGCGCGCGGCAAGGTTGTGTTCGTTGGCCAGCCAGTGGCGCTGGTGGTGGCCGAGAGCGAGGCTATCGCGCGCGACGCAGCCGACCTCGTGCTGGTCGAGTATGCGCCGCTGCCTGCGGTGGTGAGCCTGCAACAGGCTATCGCGCCGGGCGCGCCGGTGATCTGGCCAAACGGCCTGCCGAAAGAGGGTATCGATCTGACTGCCGCCCACGCAGCTGTCGACAAAGATACCGATCAGCATGAGCGCGCGCCCTCGAATGTGCATGCCGAGAACCACTACGCGCGCGGCGACGTGGCGTGCGGGCTGGCCGAGGCCGATGTCGTGATCGAGCACACCTACAGCATGCCGATCGTCCACCAGGGCTACCTCGAGCCTAGCGCGGTGCTGGCCGAGCCCGAGCCGGTCGGCGGCGGTGTGACGCTGTACGTCAGCACGCAGGGCCAGTTCAGCCTGCGCGACGAGGTGGCCCGGCTGCTGAGCCTGCCCAAGCGCAAGGTGCGAATCGTGCCGATGACCGTCGGCGGCGGGTTTGGCGCAAAGTACGGTATTATCGAGGCGCTGGTGGCCGCCGCTGCCGTGGTGCTGCGCCGGCCAGTGCGCACGGTGCTGACCCGCTCGGAGGATTTCTTAACCACCACGCCGGCCCCGGCGGTGCAGATCGAGCTGAAGACCGGCGCCCGCCGCGACGGCACGCTCTGCGTGCTCCAGGCGCGCGTGCTGGCCGATAATGGCGTATTCCCATTCGCCATCGCCGGCCTGGTTGGGATCCTGCTGGGTGGCTACTATCGGTGCGAGAACCTGGCGATCGACTGCTACGAGGTATTCACGAATAAGCCGCAGGCCGGCGCCTACCGCGCGCCGGGCGCACCCAACGCCACCTTTGCGCTCGAGTCGAATATCGACGAGCTGGCCCGCGCGCTCGGGATCGACCCGCTTGAGTTCCGCCTGCACAACGCCGCCGAGACGGGCGACCCCATGGGCAATGGCGACGCCTGGCCGAATATTGGCCTCAAGCACTGCCTCGAGCGCATGCGCGAGCACCCGCTCTGGCAGGGCGCCGGCAGCGGCGGGGGCGCTTCGCGCGCCGCCCCTACTGCCGATGACCGCTACGCCGAGGGCTTTGGCCTGGCGGTGGGCGGCTGGCTGTGCGGCATGTCGCCGGCAGCGGCGGTGTGCCGGGCCGACACCGACGGCACCATTCGCATCCATGTCGGCTCGGTCGATATCTCGGGCGTGAACAGCAGCCTGGTGCTGGTAGCCGCCGAGGTGCTGGGCGTGCCGCCCGAGCAGGTCGAGATCCTGCAGGGCGATACGCAGTCGGGCCCGTTCGCCGGGCCAAGCGGCGGCAGCCAGACGACCTACAGCGTATCGGGCGCGGTGGCCAATGCCGCGCGCGAGGTGCGCCGCAAGCTGCTCGAGCTCGCCGCCGACCAGCTCGAGGCGGCGATCGACGATCTCGAGATCCACGATGGCAAAGCTCAGGTGAAGGGTGTGCCGGCCAGCGCCGTGCCGATCGGCCGGCTGGTGGCGATCGGCGAGCGCCAGGCCGGCGGCCCCGGCCCGATCGTTGGCGAGGGCCGATCGGCCGTCGAGGAGAACGCACCCGGCTTCGTGGTACACCTGGCGCATGTGCGCGTCGACCGCGAGACCGGCCAGGTCGCGCCTTTGCGCTACGTCGCGGTGCAGGATGTTGGGTTCGCGCTCAACCCGACCATGGTCACCGGCCAGGTGCATGGCGGTGTGGTGCAGGGGCTCGGCTGGGCCATGCACGAGGCCATGGTCTACGATGAGTATGGCCAGCTGCTCACCGGTAGCTTCATGGACTACGACCTGCCCAAGATCGACGGTGTGCCTGCGATCGAAGCCATCCTGGTCGAGAATCGATCGCCGCATGGGCCGTTCGGCGCGCGCGGCATTGGCGAGCCGCCGATCACCGCCGGCGCGGCCGCGCTGGCCAACGCCATCCGCGACGCAGTCGGCGCGCGCGTCACTGAGACGCCCATTCGCGCCGAGCTGCTCTGGCGAGCGTTGAACCAGGCCTGA
- the nuoF gene encoding NADH-quinone oxidoreductase subunit NuoF: MPPLTEHIVMRDLDIPNIGDFEVYLQHGGYEPLRTALKEKTPADMAQMVKDAGLRGRGGAGFPTGLKWSFLPKGVYPRYLLCNADESEPGTFNNHQIIDKNPHQLIEGIAISAYAIECHTAYIYIRGEFAHGARILERAIAAAYAKGLLGKNILGTGYDLDIYVHRGAGAYICGEETALMESLEGKIGQPRLKPPFPAVAGLYAKPTIINNVETLANVPRIVEKGVAWYRSFGTEKSPGTKAFSLSGHVNRPGNYELPFGVPLRELIYAPEYGGGMRGDRNVKIVIPGGASAPWLTANQLDTTLDYEGVAAAGSMLGSGAVIVLDETTSAVATAYKMDEFFKHESCGKCTPCREGTTWLVRVLHRMHAGHGRASDIPTLHDIYNQMAGNCFCLLGESAVMPIKSALKLFPEEFAATIGAAPTNGKAAIPLVPARH; encoded by the coding sequence ATGCCCCCACTGACTGAACATATCGTCATGCGCGACCTCGACATCCCCAACATTGGCGATTTCGAGGTATACCTTCAGCATGGTGGCTACGAGCCGCTGCGCACCGCACTGAAGGAGAAGACGCCGGCCGACATGGCTCAGATGGTCAAAGACGCCGGGCTGCGCGGCCGCGGCGGCGCGGGCTTTCCCACCGGCCTGAAGTGGAGCTTCCTGCCCAAAGGCGTATACCCGCGCTACCTGCTCTGCAACGCCGATGAGAGCGAGCCAGGCACGTTCAACAACCACCAGATTATCGACAAGAACCCCCACCAGCTGATCGAGGGCATCGCGATCTCGGCCTATGCGATCGAGTGCCACACCGCGTATATCTACATCCGCGGCGAGTTCGCGCACGGCGCGCGCATCCTCGAGCGCGCGATTGCGGCGGCGTACGCCAAAGGCTTGCTGGGCAAGAATATCCTCGGCACCGGCTACGACCTCGACATCTACGTCCATCGCGGCGCAGGCGCCTACATCTGTGGCGAAGAAACCGCGCTGATGGAGTCGCTCGAGGGCAAGATCGGCCAGCCGCGGCTCAAGCCGCCGTTCCCGGCGGTGGCCGGCCTGTACGCCAAGCCGACGATCATCAATAACGTTGAGACGCTGGCGAATGTACCGCGGATCGTCGAGAAGGGTGTGGCCTGGTATCGCTCTTTCGGCACCGAGAAGAGCCCCGGCACCAAGGCGTTTTCGCTCTCGGGCCATGTGAATAGGCCCGGCAACTACGAGCTGCCCTTCGGCGTGCCGCTGCGCGAGCTGATCTACGCCCCCGAGTACGGCGGCGGCATGCGCGGCGACCGGAACGTCAAGATCGTCATCCCCGGCGGCGCCTCGGCGCCCTGGCTCACCGCCAACCAGCTCGATACCACGCTCGACTACGAGGGTGTTGCGGCGGCCGGCTCGATGCTCGGCTCGGGCGCGGTGATCGTGCTCGACGAAACGACCAGCGCGGTGGCGACGGCCTACAAGATGGACGAATTCTTCAAGCACGAGTCGTGCGGCAAGTGTACGCCCTGCCGCGAGGGCACCACCTGGCTGGTGCGCGTGCTGCACCGCATGCACGCAGGCCATGGCCGCGCCAGCGACATCCCGACGCTGCACGATATCTACAACCAGATGGCCGGCAACTGCTTCTGCCTGCTGGGCGAGAGCGCGGTGATGCCGATCAAGAGCGCGCTGAAGCTATTCCCAGAGGAGTTCGCAGCCACGATCGGCGCCGCGCCTACCAATGGCAAGGCCGCCATTCCGCTCGTGCCGGCCCGGCACTAG
- a CDS encoding enoyl-CoA hydratase/isomerase family protein — protein MTDRLLVTRAGAVTTITLNRPALRNAVDAETMLALRGAVLACGDDGATRVIVLTGAGGAFCSGADLTLAAGPAASPEAAWRVLSECYHPALLAIHQSRWPVIAAVDGVAAGLGCDIALACDVRLVSERAQFAELFIRVGLIPDGGGSWTLPRLIGMGRALDLMYTGAAVPAAEACAIGLANHLFPTEQFAHEVAAYTARLAAQAPLALTRIRRAVRDAQEATFAEALARESALQREILLSEDGFEGFRAFLEKRAPVWKEGT, from the coding sequence ATGACTGATAGATTGCTGGTGACGCGCGCCGGTGCAGTGACGACAATCACGCTCAACCGCCCGGCGCTGCGCAATGCCGTCGATGCCGAGACCATGCTGGCGCTGCGCGGGGCGGTGCTGGCCTGCGGCGACGATGGCGCCACGCGCGTGATCGTGCTCACCGGCGCGGGCGGCGCGTTCTGCTCGGGCGCCGACCTGACGCTGGCCGCCGGGCCGGCCGCCTCGCCCGAGGCCGCCTGGCGCGTGCTGAGCGAGTGCTACCACCCGGCGCTGCTGGCCATCCACCAGTCGCGCTGGCCGGTGATCGCCGCCGTCGATGGTGTGGCCGCCGGGCTGGGCTGCGATATCGCGCTGGCCTGCGATGTGCGGCTGGTGTCTGAGCGCGCGCAGTTCGCCGAGCTGTTCATCCGTGTCGGGCTGATCCCCGACGGCGGCGGCAGCTGGACATTGCCGCGGCTGATCGGCATGGGCCGCGCGCTCGATCTGATGTATACCGGCGCGGCGGTGCCGGCCGCCGAGGCCTGCGCGATCGGGCTGGCCAACCACCTGTTTCCAACCGAGCAGTTCGCGCACGAGGTGGCAGCCTACACCGCGCGGCTGGCCGCCCAGGCGCCGCTGGCGCTCACGCGCATCCGCCGGGCTGTGCGCGATGCCCAGGAGGCGACGTTCGCCGAGGCGCTGGCGCGCGAGTCGGCACTCCAGCGCGAGATCCTGCTCAGCGAAGATGGCTTCGAGGGCTTTCGCGCGTTCCTCGAGAAGCGCGCGCCGGTGTGGAAAGAAGGCACATAG